In the Nocardioides marmotae genome, GCGGGTCATCGAGAAGCAGGCGCCGGTCACCGAGGTGCTGCTCGTCCTCGACGCCACGACCGGCCAGAACGGCATGATCCAGGCCCGCGTCTTCAGCGAGGTCGTCGACGTCTCCGGCATCGTGCTCACCAAGCTCGACGGCTCGGCCAAGGGCGGCATCGTGGTCGCGGTCCAGCGCGAGCTCGGCGTACCTGTGAAGCTGGTCGGCCTCGGCGAGGGCGCCGACGACCTGGCGCCGTTCGACGCCGGCGCGTTCGTCGACGCGCTGCTCGGCTGACCTCCGTCCGACTGAGCCGCGCGGCCAAACGCGGCACGCCCGGCCTGTAACCGGGACGCAACAAAACTCCAGGACTCGTTTCTCGGTCGAAACAAGCAGCGGCGAGCGGTGAAACCTGCCGCCCCGAGTGTTCTCGGTACCGGGCGGACCCACACCGGACAGCGACGTCGAGCGCGTGCGGGACGCCTCCCCGAGAACAACCTGGAGGATTCGTGGACGGCTATTACGCCTTCATGCTGGTGGCGACAGCCCTGGTCCTGATGATGACCGTGCCGGCACTGGCGCTCTTCTACGGCGGCATGTCCCGCTCGAAGTCCGTGCTGAACATGATGATGATGTCCTACGTCGCCGCGGCGATCGTCGGCATCTTGTACGTCGCGGTCGGCTGGTCGATGGGCTTCAGCGGCGACGGGACGTTCTTCGCGAACCCGTTCGACCTCTTCTGGCTCGACGGCGTCGCCACCGACGGCTACATCGGCGTGATGTTCCAGATGACCTTCGCGATCATCACCGTCGCGCTGATCAGCGGCGCGGTCGCTGATCGGATGAAGTTCTCGGCCTGGGTCCTCTTCGTCCCGCTCTGGGCGGTCCTGTGCTACTTCCCGATGGCCCACATGGTCTTCAGCTGCACCGACGACTCGCTCATCTGCGGCCGGATCGGCGCGCAGGACTACGCCGGCGGCACGGCCGTGCACATCAACGCCGGTGTCGCCGCGCTGGTGCTGGTCCTGCTCCTCGGCAAGCGCCTGGGCTTCGGCAAGGAGCCGATGCGTCCGCACAACCTGACCCTCACCATGCTCGGTGCCGGTCTGCTGTGGTTCGGCTGGTACGGCTTCAACGTTGGCTCGATCGTCTTCGGCGGCGAGAGCCCCGAGGCCGACATGGCGCAGTTCTTCTCCGAGACCGGTCGCACCTTCGCCAACACCACCCTCGCCACCATGGGCGCGATCCTCGGCTGGCTGATCATCGAGCGGATCCTGCACGGCAAGGCCACCTCGCTCGGCGCCGCGTCCGGCATCGTCGCGGGCCTCGTCGCGATCACCCCGGCCGCCGGTGCGGTCGACATCAGCGGTGCGGTCGCCATCGGCGCCATCTCCGGTGCGCTCTGCGCCTGGGCGGTCAGCTGGAAGTTCAAGCTCGGGTACGACGACTCCCTCGACGTGGTCGGCGTCCACCTGGTCGGCGGCATCGTCGGCACCGTGCTGATCGGTGTCTTCTCCACCGCCGACGGCGCCGGCGGCATCGACGGCCTCCTCTACGGCGGCGGCTTCGGCTCGCTCGGCGACCAGACCCTGGGCGCCGTCGTCGCGATCGTCTTCTCCGGCATCGTCACCCTCATCATCGGCCTGGCGATCAAGTACACCCTCGGCCTGCGCATCGCCGAGGAGGCCGAGGTCGAGGGCATCGACTTCGACCAGCACGGCGAGACGGCGTACGACCTGCACACCAGCCTGTCCTCCGGCGGTTCCTCGGGCGTCCTCGCCCAGGCGACCCGGCCCGTCAACGAAGGAGCGAACGCGTGAAGCTCGTGACAGCGGTCATCAAGCCGCACAAGTGGGAGGACGTCCGCGAGGCGCTGGAGACCTTCGGGGTGACCGGCATGACGGTCAGCGAGGTCAGCGGCTACGGGCGGCAGAAGGGCCACACCGAGGTCTACCGCGGCGCGGAGTACGACATCGCGCTCGTGCCCAAGATCCGGATCGAGATCGTGGTGGACGACGGTGACGCCGACGACGTCGTCGGGATCGTCGTCAAGACCGCGCAGACCGGTCGGATCGGGGACGGCAAGGTCTGGGTGAGCCCCGTCGAGACGGTGGTGCGGGTCCGCACCGGCGACAAGGACGAAGCAGCCCTGTGAGCACCCGACGGCCCGGCTCTCCCCGCGTGGGGGAGCCGGGCCGTCGTCGTGGTCGGGCATGATCGGCGCACCTCCGACCGGGGGCGTCGCGACAGGAGAAGCGCATG is a window encoding:
- a CDS encoding P-II family nitrogen regulator, translated to MKLVTAVIKPHKWEDVREALETFGVTGMTVSEVSGYGRQKGHTEVYRGAEYDIALVPKIRIEIVVDDGDADDVVGIVVKTAQTGRIGDGKVWVSPVETVVRVRTGDKDEAAL
- a CDS encoding ammonium transporter produces the protein MDGYYAFMLVATALVLMMTVPALALFYGGMSRSKSVLNMMMMSYVAAAIVGILYVAVGWSMGFSGDGTFFANPFDLFWLDGVATDGYIGVMFQMTFAIITVALISGAVADRMKFSAWVLFVPLWAVLCYFPMAHMVFSCTDDSLICGRIGAQDYAGGTAVHINAGVAALVLVLLLGKRLGFGKEPMRPHNLTLTMLGAGLLWFGWYGFNVGSIVFGGESPEADMAQFFSETGRTFANTTLATMGAILGWLIIERILHGKATSLGAASGIVAGLVAITPAAGAVDISGAVAIGAISGALCAWAVSWKFKLGYDDSLDVVGVHLVGGIVGTVLIGVFSTADGAGGIDGLLYGGGFGSLGDQTLGAVVAIVFSGIVTLIIGLAIKYTLGLRIAEEAEVEGIDFDQHGETAYDLHTSLSSGGSSGVLAQATRPVNEGANA